The following are from one region of the Rosistilla carotiformis genome:
- a CDS encoding cob(I)yrinic acid a,c-diamide adenosyltransferase: protein MKIYTRTGDSGTTGLFAGPRVGKDDLRIDTFGTVDELNSILGVARAHPLDSDIAAQLERVQADLFTVGARLATTQPERLKIRLVGSDDVARLEQWIDGHEEALPPLEHFILPGGSVAAASVHQARTVGRRAERLAVRLVNAYPDEGYQAVVIYLNRLSDYLFVLARAINHRGGIADTIWVGETIA, encoded by the coding sequence ATGAAGATCTATACGCGCACGGGCGATTCGGGAACGACCGGATTGTTCGCCGGACCCCGCGTCGGCAAAGACGACCTCCGGATCGACACCTTTGGAACGGTCGACGAATTGAATTCGATCTTGGGGGTGGCCCGGGCACATCCCTTGGATTCTGACATCGCGGCACAATTGGAACGGGTGCAAGCCGATCTGTTTACCGTGGGCGCGCGGCTGGCGACAACGCAACCCGAGCGACTGAAGATTCGGTTGGTCGGATCGGACGACGTCGCCCGGTTGGAGCAGTGGATCGATGGGCACGAGGAAGCGTTGCCGCCGTTGGAGCACTTCATCTTGCCTGGCGGAAGCGTGGCGGCCGCCAGCGTGCATCAGGCCCGAACCGTGGGCCGACGCGCCGAACGGCTTGCCGTGAGGTTGGTGAACGCCTATCCGGACGAAGGGTATCAGGCGGTGGTCATCTATCTGAATCGCTTGAGCGATTACCTGTTTGTGCTTGCGCGAGCGATCAATCATCGTGGCGGGATCGCCGATACGATTTGGGTTGGCGAAACGATTGCGTAG
- a CDS encoding P-II family nitrogen regulator has product MKKIEAIVRHFKLEDVKNALTEQGIHGMTASEVRGFGRQKGHTEIYRGTEYAVDFVPKVKIEVVCSDENLQTVVDTILETAQTGQIGDGKIFVTNLEDSIRIRTGERGEDAL; this is encoded by the coding sequence GTGAAGAAAATTGAAGCTATTGTCCGCCACTTCAAGCTGGAAGATGTGAAAAACGCATTGACGGAGCAGGGGATTCACGGCATGACTGCCAGTGAAGTCCGCGGTTTCGGGCGGCAGAAAGGGCATACGGAGATTTACCGTGGCACCGAATATGCCGTCGACTTTGTCCCCAAAGTAAAGATCGAAGTCGTCTGCAGCGATGAAAATTTGCAGACCGTCGTCGATACCATTTTGGAAACGGCACAGACCGGCCAGATTGGCGATGGCAAGATTTTTGTCACCAATCTGGAAGATTCGATTCGCATTCGCACCGGCGAACGGGGCGAAGACGCGCTGTAA
- the glnD gene encoding [protein-PII] uridylyltransferase, which yields MVQRSKQFLLVEREKLRIQHDGGSPGPQVSAALSQLADEIVVELYQQCLRDAQLEHLSDQLVLIAHGSYGRGVLSPFSDIDLMLLHTPRVEKHINPLISQLSRDIVDVGYVLGFSARTAAEAYAWAWKEIPVFTSLCEARLLDGNQDHFERFFHSLRQRAMRRKTRLTNGIIAARLEEREKWGESSYLLRPNVKRSRGTLRDVQMIRWLGFVNAGETDIEKLVDLGVFNEDDYRHVKRGNSFLLRLRNELHFMSGKQSQDLLDRHLQIEIADRWGYRGETGMLPVEEFMRDYFEHTGEVRYAVSHFRDTCRNRSVFGAAIDRTFSKTVDEDFKVGPYHIWIKPRSLERVANSVADVLHLMDIANQRCLRIRHQSWQAIRTAMRVRQPESPTLETTQHFLSLISQPGRLADLLRRLNELRVLEQIIPGMKHARRLLQFNQYHKYTVDAHSIRAVEAATHLIDNDDWPGQIYRSIKDKTRLHLSLLIHDLGKGFEEDHSDVGKRIAEETADLLHMSEDDRELLGWMVHKHLLMAHTAFRHNLNDPDMLTMFASEVGSPQRLDMLVLHTIADLTAVGPDVLTDWKLSLLRELYENTKRYFRTGELPDDPDISVLETKNRLLTALEKANASPAIFECVKGMSPSMLRHHDADELLEELMLADKLNNTERVAVVIPRSIPDSHALEYTVIIRQDDRPIGTFSRITGALSGMGLEILRADIETVGDNLAWDRFLVNDPDAVETSQARRNAVCKAIVENLAADEIPVPTFRRRWNRAAVKQVTGVQQLPTRVTFDNETSERSTIISLFAYDRPGLLFTIAKALANLGVVLNFAKISTHLDQVVDVFYVTELNGDKLDSPQRRQILREHLLESVKRLEQ from the coding sequence GTGGTTCAACGCTCGAAGCAATTCCTGCTCGTCGAACGAGAGAAGCTTCGAATTCAACACGATGGTGGATCGCCGGGGCCGCAAGTCTCCGCCGCGCTGTCGCAGCTAGCCGATGAGATCGTCGTCGAGCTTTATCAGCAGTGCCTTCGCGATGCCCAGTTGGAGCATCTGAGCGATCAACTGGTCTTGATCGCTCACGGCAGTTACGGCCGCGGGGTGTTGTCCCCATTTTCCGATATCGACCTGATGTTGCTGCATACCCCGAGGGTGGAAAAGCACATCAATCCGCTGATCAGTCAGCTGTCGCGCGATATCGTCGACGTCGGCTATGTGCTGGGATTTTCGGCGCGCACCGCCGCCGAGGCCTACGCTTGGGCTTGGAAAGAAATCCCTGTCTTTACGTCGCTTTGTGAAGCGCGTTTATTGGACGGCAACCAAGACCATTTTGAACGCTTCTTCCATTCCCTGCGGCAGCGGGCGATGCGTCGCAAGACCCGGTTGACCAACGGAATCATCGCGGCGCGGTTGGAGGAGCGGGAAAAGTGGGGGGAATCGTCCTATCTTTTGCGGCCCAATGTGAAACGTTCGCGAGGCACGTTGCGCGACGTTCAAATGATTCGCTGGTTGGGGTTTGTCAACGCGGGCGAAACCGATATCGAAAAGCTTGTCGATTTGGGAGTCTTCAACGAAGACGACTATCGCCATGTGAAACGGGGCAATTCGTTTCTGTTACGGCTGCGCAACGAACTGCATTTCATGTCGGGCAAACAGAGTCAGGATCTATTGGATCGGCATCTGCAAATTGAGATCGCGGATCGTTGGGGGTATCGCGGCGAAACCGGGATGCTGCCTGTCGAAGAGTTCATGCGGGACTATTTCGAACACACCGGCGAAGTCCGGTACGCCGTGTCGCATTTCCGCGATACCTGCCGCAACCGCTCGGTATTTGGTGCGGCGATCGATCGCACGTTTTCTAAGACCGTCGACGAAGACTTCAAGGTCGGGCCCTATCACATCTGGATCAAGCCACGTTCGCTGGAGCGCGTTGCCAACAGTGTCGCCGACGTGTTGCATCTGATGGATATCGCCAACCAACGCTGTCTGCGGATCCGGCATCAATCGTGGCAAGCGATTCGTACCGCGATGCGTGTGCGGCAGCCCGAATCGCCAACGCTAGAAACGACGCAACACTTTTTATCGTTGATCAGTCAGCCGGGGCGTTTGGCGGACCTGTTGCGCCGGTTGAACGAACTGCGTGTGTTGGAGCAGATCATTCCAGGCATGAAGCATGCCCGGCGGTTGTTGCAATTCAATCAATACCACAAATATACCGTCGATGCGCATTCGATCCGGGCTGTCGAAGCGGCGACGCACTTGATCGACAACGACGATTGGCCGGGGCAGATTTATCGAAGTATCAAAGATAAAACGCGGTTGCATCTGAGTCTGTTGATCCACGATCTGGGGAAAGGGTTTGAGGAGGATCACAGCGACGTTGGCAAGCGAATCGCCGAGGAGACGGCCGATCTGTTGCACATGTCCGAAGACGACCGCGAATTGTTGGGATGGATGGTGCACAAGCACTTGCTGATGGCGCATACCGCATTTCGACACAACTTAAACGACCCCGACATGCTAACGATGTTTGCGTCGGAAGTCGGGTCGCCCCAGCGTCTGGATATGTTGGTGCTGCACACGATCGCCGACTTAACGGCGGTCGGCCCCGATGTTTTAACCGACTGGAAGTTGAGCCTGCTGCGGGAGCTTTACGAAAACACGAAACGCTACTTCCGCACCGGCGAATTGCCCGACGATCCCGACATCTCTGTGCTGGAAACCAAAAATCGATTGTTGACCGCGTTGGAGAAAGCAAACGCATCGCCGGCGATTTTCGAGTGTGTCAAAGGCATGTCGCCATCGATGTTGCGACATCACGATGCCGATGAGCTTTTGGAAGAGCTGATGTTGGCCGACAAGTTGAACAACACCGAGCGCGTTGCGGTCGTGATTCCCCGCTCGATTCCCGACAGCCATGCGTTGGAATACACGGTGATCATTCGCCAGGACGATCGCCCGATCGGCACCTTTTCGCGGATCACCGGGGCGCTCTCGGGAATGGGGTTGGAGATCTTGCGCGCCGACATCGAAACCGTGGGGGATAATCTGGCGTGGGATCGGTTCCTGGTTAACGACCCCGACGCAGTGGAAACGTCCCAGGCGCGGCGGAATGCGGTCTGCAAAGCCATCGTGGAGAATTTAGCTGCCGATGAGATCCCGGTCCCCACGTTCCGGCGACGTTGGAATCGGGCAGCCGTGAAACAGGTCACCGGAGTGCAGCAGTTGCCGACGCGGGTCACTTTTGATAACGAAACCTCCGAGCGTTCAACGATCATTTCGCTGTTCGCCTACGATCGGCCCGGGTTGCTGTTCACGATCGCCAAGGCGTTGGCAAATCTCGGCGTCGTCCTGAATTTTGCCAAGATCTCGACCCATCTCGATCAAGTCGTGGATGTCTTTTATGTCACCGAACTCAACGGCGATAAGCTCGATTCACCCCAGCGGCGACAGATCCTCCGCGAGCATCTACTCGAATCGGTGAAACGTTTGGAACAATAG
- a CDS encoding YqgE/AlgH family protein → MENSVVGNLLVAAPALDGTLFQRSVCLLLHQDQENVIGVVLNRPLFGEVRVPQENSPALLIKQSLHFGGPHVGPVFALHDCADLAEMETGAGLYMASSQKHMQRLLADASLSCRLIVGHVQWSIKDLQSQLSSELWRVLPATPEAVFEPDERMWSDLARKSATLHLAHLVGAKHIPRHPALN, encoded by the coding sequence ATGGAAAATTCAGTCGTTGGAAATTTGTTAGTTGCAGCCCCCGCGTTGGACGGAACTCTGTTTCAACGAAGCGTTTGCTTGCTGCTGCACCAAGATCAAGAGAATGTGATCGGAGTCGTTCTGAACCGACCTCTGTTTGGTGAAGTACGAGTTCCACAGGAGAATTCGCCGGCGCTGTTGATTAAGCAGAGCCTCCATTTCGGGGGGCCACACGTGGGGCCGGTCTTTGCGCTGCACGACTGCGCCGACCTGGCCGAAATGGAAACGGGAGCCGGCCTCTATATGGCTTCCAGCCAAAAGCACATGCAGCGACTGTTGGCAGATGCTAGCTTGTCCTGCCGATTGATCGTGGGGCATGTGCAATGGTCGATCAAAGATCTTCAGTCGCAATTGTCCAGTGAATTGTGGCGGGTGCTTCCGGCGACCCCCGAAGCGGTCTTTGAACCCGATGAACGGATGTGGTCCGACCTGGCTAGGAAATCGGCAACGCTGCATTTAGCGCATTTGGTCGGCGCAAAGCACATTCCGCGGCATCCCGCTTTGAATTAG
- a CDS encoding cold shock domain-containing protein, whose amino-acid sequence MNIRYDDEYIQRKRVGEIRNIDPVKNFGFISGEDFRGDVFFHMSVWESDRDMLPEIGMVVEFEINQEHLREKDNLRATVVRRTNRPYTKQLDLKADDSLTVKHHPNARKRKPAWRGKKT is encoded by the coding sequence TTGAACATCCGATACGACGACGAATACATCCAACGCAAGCGAGTTGGCGAAATCCGCAACATCGACCCTGTGAAGAACTTTGGGTTTATCAGCGGCGAGGATTTTCGTGGCGATGTGTTTTTCCACATGTCGGTTTGGGAGAGCGATCGCGATATGTTGCCCGAGATCGGGATGGTCGTCGAATTCGAGATTAACCAGGAGCATCTGCGGGAAAAAGACAATCTGCGCGCCACCGTCGTCCGGCGGACCAACCGTCCTTACACTAAGCAATTGGACCTTAAGGCGGACGATTCTTTGACCGTCAAACATCATCCGAATGCCCGAAAGCGAAAGCCGGCGTGGCGAGGGAAGAAGACTTAA
- a CDS encoding PQQ-dependent sugar dehydrogenase, translated as MSKSNLSVTRIPRCLAVWCAIAWPGALCAEEVEIDRFERTTVYSELTQPMELEIAPDGSIFLIEIAGLVKQIDPLTSKATVVGKLEVTTAQENGLIGMALDPNFAENGWIYLQYSPPDFSGQHVSRFDFRDGQIDLASEKLMFKYEEQRRECCHHAGSLEFGPDGNLFIGTGDNTNPFKDSQGFAPIDQREDRGPWDAQRTAGNTKNYNGKVLRIRPEPDGSYSIPDGNLFPKDGSIGHPEIYVMGCRNPWRISVDQKTGYLYWGDVGPDAGSDNDRGPRGYDEVNQAKAAGNFGWPYFIGNNFAYPMIDFASGEIHPAQDPGKPINESVNNTGNRELPPAQPAMIYYPAAPSPEFPEVASGGRTACAGPVYHYDAQSKSTTKFPAAYDGTLFAFEWSRHWIMAVHMDKDSNVERLEPFLPEMKFARPIDLQFDAAGALYVIEYGETWGVNPDARLVRIDYVRGNRSPVAVASAESTVGREPLIVKLSAADSYDKDGDSLTYQWTSVRSGVTPPVRKPIATAATAEASFEEPGVYTIELTVTDPSGASSSMSLPVIVGNARPEVKFLEPQNGDFFSPGKPIRYRLQVRDIEDGTSDFDEAEEEGWHLIEGLAPTRLFVEASAVADESAAANVPPGLALIRKSDCLNCHAANRRLVGPSFVEIANKYRDQPHEIEKSVARVRQGSTGVWGKIGMLPHGQHTEAEVLQMVQYVYAATADASAPTAQGFNNELVAIETPGKMRLEATYTDLGRDEIPKLIGTAEVVLRSRNLQAESADEISGARELGSGKAQGKKFIGAINHDAFLKFNDIPFDELTSIAVRVTSAGAGGTIEVRRGKVDGPLLGSVMVEVNGSWDAYEEKQIEIDPSSGRDSLFIVFKNEEQRGGLMNIDSLRLE; from the coding sequence ATGTCAAAATCTAATCTGTCCGTGACACGGATCCCTCGATGCCTTGCCGTCTGGTGTGCGATCGCCTGGCCCGGTGCCTTGTGCGCCGAAGAGGTCGAGATCGATCGGTTTGAACGAACGACGGTCTACAGTGAACTGACACAGCCGATGGAATTGGAAATCGCTCCGGACGGGAGCATCTTCCTGATCGAAATCGCAGGTCTGGTCAAGCAGATCGATCCGCTAACGAGCAAGGCAACCGTCGTCGGAAAGCTGGAGGTCACCACCGCTCAGGAGAATGGTTTGATCGGCATGGCGTTGGATCCCAACTTCGCCGAAAACGGCTGGATCTACCTGCAGTACTCTCCACCCGATTTCTCGGGGCAACATGTCAGCCGGTTCGATTTCCGCGATGGCCAGATCGATTTGGCGAGCGAGAAGTTGATGTTCAAGTATGAAGAACAGCGACGCGAGTGCTGCCACCACGCTGGATCGCTGGAGTTTGGCCCCGACGGAAACCTGTTCATCGGCACCGGTGACAACACGAATCCCTTCAAGGATTCGCAAGGCTTCGCGCCGATCGACCAGCGCGAAGACCGGGGACCGTGGGACGCACAACGGACTGCGGGAAACACGAAGAACTACAACGGCAAAGTGCTGCGGATCCGCCCCGAGCCCGATGGCAGTTATTCGATCCCCGACGGCAACCTGTTCCCCAAGGACGGTTCGATCGGACATCCCGAGATCTACGTGATGGGTTGCCGCAATCCGTGGCGGATCAGCGTCGATCAAAAAACGGGATACCTGTATTGGGGCGACGTCGGCCCCGATGCCGGCAGCGACAACGATCGCGGCCCCCGGGGCTACGACGAAGTCAATCAAGCCAAGGCGGCCGGCAACTTCGGCTGGCCTTACTTCATCGGCAATAACTTTGCGTATCCGATGATCGATTTTGCCAGCGGCGAAATCCACCCCGCGCAAGACCCTGGCAAACCGATCAACGAATCGGTCAACAACACCGGCAACCGAGAGCTTCCACCAGCGCAGCCGGCGATGATCTATTACCCCGCCGCGCCGTCGCCGGAGTTCCCCGAAGTCGCTTCGGGTGGTCGAACCGCCTGCGCCGGGCCGGTCTATCACTACGATGCCCAATCGAAATCGACCACCAAGTTTCCCGCAGCCTATGACGGAACGTTGTTTGCGTTCGAATGGTCGCGGCACTGGATCATGGCCGTTCACATGGACAAAGACTCCAACGTCGAGCGGTTGGAACCGTTCCTGCCCGAGATGAAATTCGCCCGCCCGATCGACTTGCAGTTCGACGCGGCGGGAGCGCTGTACGTGATCGAATACGGCGAGACCTGGGGCGTCAATCCCGACGCGCGACTGGTCCGAATCGATTACGTCCGCGGCAACCGTTCTCCCGTGGCGGTGGCCAGCGCCGAGAGCACCGTCGGCCGCGAACCGTTGATCGTCAAACTGTCAGCCGCCGATTCATACGACAAAGATGGCGACAGCCTAACCTATCAATGGACATCGGTTCGCTCGGGCGTCACGCCTCCGGTACGGAAGCCGATCGCGACCGCGGCGACCGCCGAAGCCAGCTTCGAAGAGCCGGGAGTCTACACGATCGAATTGACAGTGACCGATCCATCGGGCGCAAGCAGCAGCATGTCGCTGCCCGTGATCGTGGGGAACGCGCGACCGGAAGTGAAGTTCCTGGAACCGCAGAACGGCGACTTCTTCAGCCCCGGCAAACCGATTCGTTACCGATTGCAGGTACGCGACATCGAGGATGGGACCAGCGATTTTGATGAAGCCGAAGAGGAGGGATGGCACTTGATCGAAGGTCTTGCCCCCACGCGGCTGTTTGTTGAAGCGAGCGCCGTCGCCGATGAATCGGCCGCGGCAAACGTTCCTCCGGGTCTCGCATTGATCCGCAAAAGCGATTGCCTGAATTGCCACGCAGCGAACCGTCGACTGGTCGGCCCCAGCTTTGTCGAGATCGCAAACAAATATCGCGACCAGCCGCACGAGATCGAAAAATCGGTAGCTCGCGTGCGCCAGGGATCGACCGGCGTGTGGGGCAAGATCGGGATGCTGCCGCACGGGCAACACACCGAAGCCGAAGTGCTACAGATGGTCCAATACGTCTACGCGGCGACCGCCGACGCCTCCGCCCCAACCGCTCAAGGATTCAACAACGAATTGGTTGCCATCGAGACGCCCGGCAAGATGCGACTCGAAGCGACCTACACCGACTTGGGCCGCGATGAGATTCCTAAATTGATCGGGACCGCGGAAGTCGTTTTGCGCAGCCGCAACTTGCAAGCCGAATCGGCCGACGAGATCTCCGGGGCGCGCGAGCTCGGGTCGGGCAAAGCGCAAGGGAAGAAGTTCATCGGCGCGATCAACCACGATGCTTTTCTAAAGTTCAACGATATTCCGTTCGATGAGCTCACGTCGATCGCCGTCCGCGTGACGAGCGCCGGGGCAGGGGGGACGATCGAAGTCCGCCGCGGCAAGGTCGACGGCCCGCTGTTGGGCAGCGTGATGGTCGAGGTCAACGGCAGCTGGGACGCGTATGAAGAGAAACAGATCGAGATCGATCCGAGCAGCGGCCGCGATTCACTGTTCATCGTCTTTAAAAACGAAGAGCAGCGGGGCGGCCTGATGAACATCGATTCCCTGCGACTCGAGTAG